From a region of the Posidoniimonas polymericola genome:
- the trkA gene encoding Trk system potassium transporter TrkA, which yields MGAFDLKTGAFRRRQAWPRPPNCAAPAGDRTCKHWRRLFHCLTCPGPTARPRPTARLARHGGRFKIPRAADMRVVILGAGTVGHSVAAMLCRERHSVTVVDTDAEQIKHINETLDVRGLAGSASQSSVLFQAGISSVDLCLAVTGDDEVNLVSASMARSMGARRVVARVYAPVFRDLSTFDYQRHFGIDRLLSLEHLSAMELARAIRHPGSVVVENLARGEIEVSEVTAAPKAKLVGKSLREIGLPKGVLIGSITHDGESKIASAEDVISPGDRLTVIGARQSVEDVKSGICGERGGKTGVVIVGGGETGLHLARILESQRFAVTLLEIDRTRCEFLATMLEETTVVNSDGTRRATLEEERVASTDVFVACTGEDEDNIMAAVEARDLGAKGAMAIVGRPDYAQVVGKLGIDFAVSPRQAMAKQIMGYLTSGPVVSRTPLGEGDIVALEIEVQKNAAVTREIIAALHLPKQCLIAAITRDDYAFVPGAKDQLRTGDTIVALLHDRDASELTPMFERGD from the coding sequence TTGGGTGCGTTCGACCTCAAAACGGGGGCTTTCCGGCGGCGGCAGGCCTGGCCCAGACCGCCCAATTGTGCGGCCCCCGCGGGGGACCGGACTTGCAAGCATTGGCGTCGCCTGTTTCACTGCTTAACTTGTCCGGGCCCCACAGCCCGGCCCCGCCCGACAGCCAGGCTCGCCCGGCACGGCGGGCGGTTCAAGATCCCCAGAGCGGCAGACATGCGTGTTGTAATCCTTGGCGCCGGCACAGTCGGCCACAGCGTTGCGGCGATGCTGTGCCGCGAGCGCCACAGCGTGACGGTCGTCGACACCGACGCCGAGCAGATCAAGCACATCAACGAGACGCTCGACGTCCGAGGCCTGGCGGGCAGCGCCTCGCAGTCGAGCGTGCTGTTCCAGGCCGGCATCAGCTCGGTCGATCTCTGTCTGGCGGTGACCGGCGACGACGAGGTGAACCTGGTGTCGGCCAGTATGGCGCGATCGATGGGCGCACGCCGCGTGGTGGCGCGGGTCTACGCCCCGGTGTTCCGCGACCTCAGCACCTTCGACTACCAGCGTCACTTCGGCATCGACCGGCTGCTGAGCCTCGAGCACCTCTCGGCGATGGAGCTGGCTCGGGCGATCCGCCACCCCGGGTCGGTGGTGGTTGAGAACCTGGCCCGCGGCGAGATCGAGGTCAGCGAGGTGACCGCCGCGCCGAAGGCGAAGCTGGTCGGCAAGTCGCTGCGAGAGATCGGCCTCCCCAAGGGGGTGCTGATAGGCTCGATCACGCACGACGGCGAGAGCAAGATCGCCTCGGCCGAGGACGTGATCTCGCCGGGCGACCGGCTGACAGTGATCGGAGCCCGGCAGAGCGTCGAGGACGTCAAGTCCGGCATCTGCGGCGAGCGGGGCGGCAAGACCGGCGTGGTGATTGTCGGCGGCGGCGAGACCGGCCTGCACCTGGCGCGGATCCTGGAGTCGCAGCGGTTCGCGGTGACGCTGCTGGAGATCGACCGCACGCGGTGCGAGTTCCTGGCGACCATGCTCGAGGAAACCACGGTCGTCAACTCCGACGGCACCCGCCGCGCGACGCTTGAGGAGGAGCGGGTCGCCAGCACCGACGTGTTCGTCGCCTGCACGGGTGAGGACGAAGACAACATTATGGCCGCGGTCGAGGCCCGCGACCTCGGCGCCAAGGGCGCGATGGCGATCGTCGGCCGGCCGGACTACGCCCAAGTGGTCGGCAAGCTGGGCATCGACTTCGCGGTCAGCCCCCGCCAGGCGATGGCCAAGCAGATCATGGGCTACCTGACCTCCGGGCCGGTGGTCTCACGGACGCCGCTCGGCGAGGGGGACATTGTCGCGCTCGAAATCGAGGTGCAAAAAAACGCCGCGGTCACCAGAGAGATCATCGCCGCGCTGCACCTGCCCAAGCAGTGCCTGATCGCGGCGATCACGCGGGACGACTACGCGTTTGTGCCGGGGGCCAAGGACCAGCTGCGGACCGGCGACACCATCGTCGCGCTGCTGCACGACCGTGACGCGTCGGAGCTGACGCCGATGTTCGAGAGAGGCGACTGA
- a CDS encoding TrkH family potassium uptake protein, with product MNYPIVLRLLGMVSWLMGATMLGSVPWAFPWFGQAEHIEWQGLIALAGSIAGCVVLGGVFRYLGRGANVSIYRREAMAVVGLSWVLATALGALPYLFSHSSIAWADYDSGQRRLMNVADCLFESQSGFSTTGATVLTDIEDPLLLPRCILFWRCSTHFLGGLGIIVLFVAVLGQGSAGKALMRAEIPGPSKEGSQERMQHTAWTFAAIYCALNLVLAVLLKIEGMNWFDAICHAFGTMATGGFSTYNASLGYFNSAAIDYTVLVFMIIAGMNFTLIYLVTVGRGAIMLRDVEWRSYMAIILGGSLLLGVISVYLYEDFDREGVLSDASEAISAARYVPFTFVSILTTTGFGTHDFDQWNQFGRAMLFLLMFVGGCAGSTGGGMKVIRHVLFVKILRLEIEHSFHPNVVRHLRLGGVPIPDPELRRAILLYFGLVTFLFMFSWILLVGLEPDATWTEHNQPLQNKLIDSASAVAATLNNIGPGLGTVGATQNYSAFSSFAKLLFVLLMMLGRLELFPVLVLGMPSFWRSK from the coding sequence ATGAATTACCCAATCGTCCTCCGACTGCTGGGCATGGTTTCCTGGCTGATGGGCGCCACGATGCTCGGCAGCGTGCCCTGGGCGTTCCCGTGGTTCGGCCAGGCCGAGCACATCGAGTGGCAGGGGCTGATCGCCCTGGCCGGTTCGATCGCCGGGTGCGTGGTGCTCGGCGGCGTGTTCCGCTACCTGGGCCGTGGCGCCAATGTCAGCATCTACCGCCGCGAGGCGATGGCCGTGGTGGGGCTGAGCTGGGTGCTGGCGACCGCCCTCGGCGCCCTGCCCTACCTGTTCAGCCACTCGTCGATCGCGTGGGCCGACTACGACTCCGGCCAGCGCCGGCTGATGAATGTCGCCGACTGCCTGTTCGAGTCGCAGTCGGGCTTCAGCACCACCGGCGCCACGGTGCTGACCGACATCGAGGACCCGCTGCTGCTGCCGCGGTGCATCCTGTTCTGGCGTTGCAGCACGCACTTCCTGGGCGGGCTCGGCATCATCGTGCTGTTCGTAGCGGTGCTCGGGCAGGGCTCGGCCGGCAAGGCGCTGATGCGGGCCGAGATCCCGGGCCCCAGCAAGGAGGGCTCGCAGGAACGCATGCAGCACACGGCCTGGACCTTTGCGGCGATCTACTGCGCGCTTAATCTGGTGTTGGCGGTGCTGCTCAAGATCGAGGGCATGAACTGGTTTGACGCCATCTGCCACGCGTTCGGCACCATGGCGACCGGCGGGTTCAGCACCTACAACGCCAGCCTCGGCTACTTCAACAGCGCGGCGATCGACTACACGGTGCTGGTGTTCATGATCATCGCCGGCATGAACTTCACGCTAATCTACCTCGTGACCGTTGGCCGGGGCGCCATCATGCTCCGCGACGTCGAGTGGCGGAGCTACATGGCGATTATCCTCGGCGGCTCGCTCCTGCTGGGGGTGATCTCGGTCTACCTGTACGAGGACTTCGACCGCGAGGGCGTGCTGTCCGATGCGTCCGAGGCCATCTCGGCCGCCCGCTACGTGCCGTTCACGTTCGTGTCGATCCTGACGACCACCGGCTTTGGCACGCACGACTTCGACCAGTGGAACCAGTTCGGCCGGGCGATGCTGTTCCTGCTGATGTTTGTCGGCGGCTGCGCGGGCAGCACCGGCGGCGGCATGAAGGTCATCCGCCACGTGCTGTTCGTCAAGATCCTGCGGCTGGAGATCGAGCACTCGTTCCACCCGAACGTCGTGCGGCACCTGCGGCTGGGCGGCGTGCCGATCCCCGACCCCGAGCTCCGCCGCGCGATCCTGCTGTACTTCGGACTGGTCACTTTCCTGTTCATGTTCAGCTGGATCCTGCTGGTCGGCCTCGAGCCGGACGCCACGTGGACCGAGCACAACCAACCGCTGCAGAACAAGCTCATCGACTCGGCCAGCGCGGTCGCCGCGACGCTCAACAACATCGGCCCGGGGCTCGGCACGGTGGGCGCCACGCAGAACTACTCGGCGTTCAGCTCGTTCGCCAAGCTGCTGTTCGTGCTGCTGATGATGCTCGGCCGGCTCGAGCTGTTCCCCGTGCTGGTACTGGGGATGCCGTCATTCTGGCGGTCGAAGTAG